The uncultured Sphaerochaeta sp. genome includes the window GTTGTTCGTCGGTCGGTCGGTCGGCCCTGTAGGTCTTGCTGCTCTTGGGATTTCCATGGGTGGTTACCTGATACTTACGGCAACAGCACTGATGATGGGCATTGGGGGAGCTTCCCTGGTTTCCCGGCAGCTAGGAGCGGGAGAGAAAGAGGCGGCAGGAAAAACTGCCTTCGTCAGTGTGGGCGGTATGCTCCTTATCTCAGCTACTCTTGGTGTGATGGGCCTGCTGTTTTTCCCACAGCTTGCATCCATGCTAGGCTCTGATGCTGAGACCTACCCGTTGGTGCGAAGCTACCTGGGAGTTTTGCTTGCCGGATCTCCACTCTTCACCCTCTCCACCGTTCTGAATGCACTTTTGCGTTCCCAAGGAAAAGTAAAAGCATCGATGGTCGCCAGCATCATCGGAAATGGGTGCAATATCCTACTTGATTTCCTGCTGATCATTATCCTTGATTGGGGAGTGATGGGGGCTGCTGTTGCAACCGTGGTTGGCCAATCATCCTCAGCTCTGTTTGCCTTTTACATCCTCTCCTCTCGTCGTTCTGCATTCTCTATCAGTAAGGGGGAAGGTGCTCCATTCTTTCTGTTGTTTGGTCGGATTATCTCCCTTGGATCCCCCACGCTGGTGAGACAGCTTGGTACCAGTGTAGTGATCATCGTAGTCAACCGAAGCCTGCTTCTCTATGGTGATACCCTTGCCATTGCTGCCTATGGGATCATCTGGACACTGTTGATGTTTTTCAATATGCCGATTTCAGGTATTGTTCAGGGATTTCAGCCAATCGTTGGCTATCACGCCGGAGCAAAGCGGAATGAGGAGGTCTCGCGTGTACTTAAAGCCTCTCTTCTTGTTACCTTTCTCATTGGATGTTTCTTCCTGCTTCTTGTTACGCTGTTTCCAGTCACGTTCCTTCGTCTTTTTACCAAGGATGAACGATTACTGGAAAGGGCAGTTCCTGCAGCCAGGTTATTGTTGGCCAGTTTACCGCTCTTGGGGATACAGAGCGTAGGGACAGCCTTTTTTCAGGCAATAGGCAAGGCATTGCCAGCCCTCTTGCTCTGGGTAGGGAGGCAGTTTGTTCTCTTGGTTCCCCTGATCTTGCTGCTTGGAAACTACCTCGGTGCACACGGGATCTATCTTGCCTTCCCCATTACCAACTTTCTCTCTGCTCTGTTTAATCTGTATTTGGTCTTTCGCCATCTCCATCAGGGAGCATACAGTACCACGTAAGAAAGTAGGCCATGATGCTTGCACCATCTAGACAAAATTTTTATACTGCCTAAAATTTTTCTTAAGGAGTGCCGATGCACAACCGTTGGATTGTCCTGATTGCCGGACTGATCATGCAAACCATATTGGGGGGAATCTATGCTTGGAGTACCCTTACCTCATGGCTTGCAGAGAGTTATGGTATCAGCAACGGCGAGAGTGGGTTTGTATTCGGTTTGAGCATTGCTGTCTTTACATTGGTCATGGTGTACTCCGGGCACCTGTTGGCCAGGAAAGGCCCAAGAATCCCAGCCATCATTGGTGCACTCCTCTATATGGCAGGGTATTCCCTGGCATCCTGTTCCCATGGTTCCTTTCCCCTCTTATTGCTTGCGGTAGGAGTTGTTGCAGGGTCTGGGATTGGCTTTGCCTATGTTGTCCCTCTGTCGGTTGGGATGCAGTGGTTCCCTCGCCAAAAGGGATTGATCACCGGACTCTCTGTTGGAGGGTTTGGAGGAGGGGCCATCATTCTTTCTTCCATCATTGAGGCAGGTAAGCTCTCCGGTCTTTCCCTGGATCGTTTCTTCCTCTTCTATAGTCTTGTCAGTGGATCGCTGCTCTTCCTTGCCGCGCTGTTGCTCTCTTCCCCCCCCGCAACCACAGGAAAGAAGTCAGGGGAGATGCAAGTGCATCAAGTCCATTCTGAGAAGCCTATGGTGCTCAGCATCCTCGGGATGTTTAGTGGAACCTTCGCTGGACTGCTGCTTGTAGGCAACCTTGCTCCCTATGCTCTCTCCAAGGGTCTTGCTGAGGAGATGACCGTGCTTTCGGTTGTCCTGTTCTCGCTTGGGAACCTGAGCGGTAGGATTATTTGGGGGCATATCTTTGACAGGACGGGCTATCGTGTTATTCCTTGGTCACTCCTGCTCGCTTCGCTCTTCTATGTACTGGTACGAGTTGCATCGGGTGGCTTTATGTTTCTGGCAAGTGTACTTGTTCTGGGCTTTTTGTTTGGCTCACAGTTTGTGCTGTATGCAGGGTATCTCTCCAAGACCTATGGGGTAACATCGTTTTCCAAGCGATATCCCCTGGTTTTCCTCTCCTACGGACTTGCCGGTATCATTGCCCCTGGTATTGGTGGTTGGATTGCTGATACCACTGGTTCCTACAATACGGCGATCATGCTCTGTTTGGTGCTGTTGTCTGTCTCTGGGCTGGTACTGATTACTGCGAACAGGAAGCGCTAAAAACCAGAGCAAGGGGGACAGGGCGCTCGGCTTCGCTGTTGTCCTCATATCGATCGGCAATCTTCAGGTATCTTTTTCCTTCATAGATAATCTGTGACGACCCTCCACCATCAAGGTTGATGATCTCCTGGTAGTGTTGTCGGTCACAAAACTGTGCCAACTCGAGCAAGGAAGCCCCTGAGCTCTCCTTTCCCCTCTGGTAATTTCGCTTGCTAGCTCCTTCAGCCCACACCAGTACGGGCTTTCCCTCTCTATTTGTTCCCAGTGCGATACGAGCAGCCCGAGCTGATGAGAACGGTAGTGGATAGACGGTCGGTGGAAATGAAGTCTCAGCAACGAGTGGATTAAAAAAAGGACAGCAGAGCGTGTCGACCATGCTTGATCCCCTCATCATGGGTGGTCCTACTTGTATACCGAACTGGTACGCCTCCAATCCAAGATACCGGACAGAGGGCTCATGAATTGCGATATTTCCACGCAAGCTGAGGACAAAACCAGCCATTGGCACTCTCGTATTTCCTCCCTGCTTCACCGCTACAACCTTAT containing:
- a CDS encoding MATE family efflux transporter — encoded protein: MYKEDQRERKNSQQILLDDRRVIRLLSKLSLPAMIGLLVNTLYTMVDMLFVGRSVGPVGLAALGISMGGYLILTATALMMGIGGASLVSRQLGAGEKEAAGKTAFVSVGGMLLISATLGVMGLLFFPQLASMLGSDAETYPLVRSYLGVLLAGSPLFTLSTVLNALLRSQGKVKASMVASIIGNGCNILLDFLLIIILDWGVMGAAVATVVGQSSSALFAFYILSSRRSAFSISKGEGAPFFLLFGRIISLGSPTLVRQLGTSVVIIVVNRSLLLYGDTLAIAAYGIIWTLLMFFNMPISGIVQGFQPIVGYHAGAKRNEEVSRVLKASLLVTFLIGCFFLLLVTLFPVTFLRLFTKDERLLERAVPAARLLLASLPLLGIQSVGTAFFQAIGKALPALLLWVGRQFVLLVPLILLLGNYLGAHGIYLAFPITNFLSALFNLYLVFRHLHQGAYSTT
- a CDS encoding MFS transporter, with translation MHNRWIVLIAGLIMQTILGGIYAWSTLTSWLAESYGISNGESGFVFGLSIAVFTLVMVYSGHLLARKGPRIPAIIGALLYMAGYSLASCSHGSFPLLLLAVGVVAGSGIGFAYVVPLSVGMQWFPRQKGLITGLSVGGFGGGAIILSSIIEAGKLSGLSLDRFFLFYSLVSGSLLFLAALLLSSPPATTGKKSGEMQVHQVHSEKPMVLSILGMFSGTFAGLLLVGNLAPYALSKGLAEEMTVLSVVLFSLGNLSGRIIWGHIFDRTGYRVIPWSLLLASLFYVLVRVASGGFMFLASVLVLGFLFGSQFVLYAGYLSKTYGVTSFSKRYPLVFLSYGLAGIIAPGIGGWIADTTGSYNTAIMLCLVLLSVSGLVLITANRKR